The nucleotide sequence ATACACTAAAATTTGTTAGACGTTTGGAAAAATCGGGGATTAAGCAAGAGCAGGCTGAGGCCATTGCTCATGCTATGAATGACGTTTTTGAAGAAAATTTAAGTGCTAATATATTCACAAAACAGGATGGTCAGCTTCTTACTCTTGAAATTGAAAATAAACTTAGCAAACTTGAAACGCGATTGGTACTTTGGTTTGTTGGCTTGTTATTAATGCAAAATGCTTTAGTTTTTGGCTTATTCAAATTAGTCCACTAGCCGTTTTAGCGCGTCACTTAGCTCTTTTGAGCTTACCGTTTCTGACAAGTTAGAGATCTTTGCTCTTGTTTTCTGACTGATAATCTTCACTTGAGACTTTTTATAAATACTAGATGGCTGTTTTGGCTGGGTAAAGGTGCTGACTTTGCACTGAATGGAAACCAGGCCGACATTTGGCAACTTATTTTGTAGCCCACGCATAATTTCAGGAATCGCATATCGCAGTTGGGTGGCTAGAGCTGCGCTTGACGTGCTCAAATAAAGGATTCCCTGAGAAAATTTGATTATTTTATAAGCATCATAATGTGCTTTTAAAAAGCTCACTTGCGTCAATTCATGTTTGAGTTCTCTTAACTTACCTTCAGCCGTGACAAGCTTGGAGAGTTGTTCATTTGTACTACTAATAATTTGAGAAACTTTTTTCACGCTCTGAAAACCCCTAGGTTTTTTGTTTTTTATTACGTTATAATGTCTGATAGTTTTCTACAAAAGTGATTCTAATGCTACGTTTTCCTTCAAAATTGGTGAGTAAAATTTTTGGTAGCCGTAATAAGCGCTTAATCAAAAAGTATAGTAAGGCCGTAATCAGAATCAATCAGCTCGAACAGAATTTGGGGTCACTTTCTGATCAAGATTTAACACATAAAACGCTCTCTTTTAAAGAGCGTGTTAAATCAGGTGAAACACTGGATCACATTTTACCCGAAGCTTTTGCCGTAGTACGTGAAGCGGGTAAACGCAGTTTAAAA is from Gammaproteobacteria bacterium and encodes:
- a CDS encoding DUF1640 domain-containing protein; this encodes MSHTIAFDTLKFVRRLEKSGIKQEQAEAIAHAMNDVFEENLSANIFTKQDGQLLTLEIENKLSKLETRLVLWFVGLLLMQNALVFGLFKLVH
- a CDS encoding DUF721 domain-containing protein, yielding MKKVSQIISSTNEQLSKLVTAEGKLRELKHELTQVSFLKAHYDAYKIIKFSQGILYLSTSSAALATQLRYAIPEIMRGLQNKLPNVGLVSIQCKVSTFTQPKQPSSIYKKSQVKIISQKTRAKISNLSETVSSKELSDALKRLVD